A genomic region of Capnocytophaga canimorsus contains the following coding sequences:
- a CDS encoding glycoside hydrolase family 2 TIM barrel-domain containing protein yields MIRTIQKMIFLFSFFTYATVFAQQQPLLGYAYGDQQAPTGKEWESVEELSLNKEQPKAYFFSFADKQSARKVLPENSKYWQSLNGNWKFHWVKTPDKRPKDFFKPSYDVTAWEEIPVPSNWNIYGIQKDGILKYGVPIYVNQPVIFYHERKVDDWRKGVMRTPPTNWTTYEYRNEVGSYRREFTIPQDWKNREVFINFDGVDSFFYLWINGKYVGFSKNSRNLASFNITKYLQKGKNTVAVEVYRNSDGSFLEAQDMFRLAGIFRTVALTSVPKVQIRDLQVIPDLDKNYLNGELNISAEIRNLDKKQAKGYKIEYSLYENKLYSDENKEVGKPIFSASFDISSEKSSVIKTKFPLENPKKWSSEFPHRYVLVAQLKDAKGKVVETISTYTGFRKVEIKDTKAEDDEFGKAGRYFYVNGKTVKFKGVNRHETNPSAGHAITCQQMEDEVKLMMKANINHVRNSHYPDDPYWYYLCDKYGIYLEDEANIESHQYYYGKESLSHPKEWEKAHVARVLEMAHATVNSPSIVIWSLGNEAGPGENFVTAYNALKKFDASRPVQYERNNDIVDMGSDQYPAVSKVKLRAEGKTNEKFPFHISEYAHSMGNAVGNLVDYWEAIESSNFICGGAIWDWIDQAMYNYTKDGKRYFAYGGDFGDYPNDGQFVMNGIIFADMTPKPQYYEVKKVYQYVGVTIKDLQEVISQPLESLDGGKVKNGKIVEIFNKNYFKDLSDYEGEYAIYEDGKEIQRKKFSTDKIAPRTRKALVLANIESNLKPTSEYFLKIQFKLKEDKPWAEKGYVQAEEQFLLKSPTQRPSILQIAKGGKIELSDEGNLKVLKNSNFTAKFDTKTGSIFSLQYGNETIIENGNGPKINALRAFVNNDNWFYEKWFEKGLHNLKHNATSNKVVENKNGSVSVYFTVVSQAPNAAKIHGGTSSGKNKIEELTDRKFGEKDFKFITNQIYTIYPDGSIELQSAITSNDLWLTLPRLGYVMTIPQKYENLTYYGRGKHDNYNDRKTGAFIEQFSGKVKDEFVHFPKPQDMGNHEEVRWISLTDNQGNGAIFIPNEPMSASALQYTAKDMILAGHPHELPKAKDTYLNLDIAVTGLGGNSCGQGAPLSKDRVMAKLHHTGFMIRPIKDNLAQMANVRPNGDTPLSISQDNLGNVTISSGNPFAKIVYTIDNQKKSSRYNLPIPIRKGGKVTAWEEGKPNSKITMVFDKIESIPMQVLSASSEESGEGNAQNMIDGDANTIWHTMYSVTVAKHPHWVDFDMGEMRNIKGFTYQPRTSGWNGMVKDYSIWVSNDAKNWIEIKKGTFPRSTNIQRVMFDKVQKARYIRFTALSEQFGQDFASGAEFSVLEE; encoded by the coding sequence ATGATACGAACCATCCAAAAAATGATTTTTTTATTTTCTTTTTTTACGTACGCAACAGTTTTCGCTCAACAGCAGCCTCTCCTTGGCTATGCTTATGGCGACCAACAAGCTCCCACAGGCAAGGAATGGGAATCAGTGGAAGAACTCTCACTTAACAAGGAGCAGCCCAAAGCCTATTTTTTCTCGTTTGCTGATAAACAGTCGGCACGAAAAGTATTGCCCGAAAATTCCAAATATTGGCAATCGCTGAACGGAAATTGGAAATTTCATTGGGTAAAAACACCTGATAAGCGTCCGAAAGATTTCTTCAAACCGAGTTATGACGTAACTGCGTGGGAGGAAATTCCTGTGCCTTCCAATTGGAATATTTACGGCATTCAAAAAGATGGAATCCTAAAATATGGCGTACCGATTTACGTTAATCAACCTGTGATTTTCTACCACGAACGTAAAGTGGACGATTGGCGAAAAGGCGTAATGCGAACTCCTCCAACGAATTGGACGACTTATGAATACCGCAACGAAGTAGGCTCGTACCGACGCGAATTTACTATTCCGCAGGATTGGAAAAATCGTGAAGTTTTTATCAATTTCGATGGCGTGGATTCCTTTTTCTATCTGTGGATAAACGGAAAATACGTTGGTTTTTCCAAAAATTCACGCAATTTGGCTTCGTTCAACATTACCAAATATCTACAAAAAGGCAAAAACACGGTTGCGGTGGAAGTGTACCGAAATTCCGATGGTTCGTTCCTTGAAGCTCAGGATATGTTCCGTTTGGCGGGAATTTTCCGTACAGTGGCTTTAACTTCGGTTCCAAAAGTACAAATACGTGATTTGCAAGTAATTCCTGATTTAGATAAAAACTACCTAAACGGAGAATTGAACATTTCGGCAGAAATCCGCAATTTGGACAAAAAACAAGCCAAAGGCTACAAAATAGAATATTCATTATACGAAAACAAACTATATTCTGATGAAAATAAAGAAGTTGGAAAACCTATTTTTTCTGCTTCATTTGATATTTCTTCTGAAAAATCATCGGTCATTAAAACGAAATTTCCGTTAGAAAATCCGAAAAAATGGTCGAGTGAATTTCCGCATCGTTACGTTTTGGTGGCTCAACTCAAAGATGCCAAAGGGAAAGTCGTAGAAACCATTTCGACTTATACAGGTTTCCGAAAAGTAGAAATCAAAGATACCAAAGCCGAAGATGACGAGTTTGGCAAAGCAGGACGATATTTTTACGTAAACGGAAAAACGGTGAAATTCAAAGGAGTAAATCGTCACGAAACCAATCCGTCTGCGGGTCACGCCATTACATGCCAACAAATGGAAGACGAAGTAAAATTGATGATGAAAGCGAACATCAATCACGTGAGAAATTCGCACTACCCTGACGACCCATATTGGTATTACTTATGCGACAAATATGGTATTTATTTGGAAGATGAAGCGAACATCGAATCGCATCAGTATTACTACGGAAAAGAATCGCTTTCTCACCCCAAAGAATGGGAAAAAGCACACGTTGCTCGGGTCTTGGAAATGGCTCACGCAACGGTAAATAGCCCTTCGATTGTTATTTGGTCGCTCGGAAATGAAGCAGGACCGGGCGAAAACTTCGTTACGGCTTACAACGCTCTGAAAAAATTCGATGCATCACGACCTGTTCAGTATGAGCGAAATAACGATATTGTTGATATGGGTTCAGACCAATATCCTGCCGTTAGTAAAGTTAAGTTAAGAGCAGAAGGAAAAACTAATGAAAAATTTCCGTTCCACATTTCGGAATACGCTCATTCTATGGGGAATGCTGTTGGAAATTTAGTGGATTATTGGGAAGCTATCGAATCGAGCAACTTTATTTGTGGCGGTGCAATTTGGGATTGGATTGACCAAGCGATGTACAACTACACCAAAGACGGCAAACGCTATTTTGCTTATGGAGGTGATTTTGGCGACTATCCGAATGATGGTCAGTTTGTTATGAACGGAATTATTTTCGCGGATATGACGCCCAAACCCCAATATTACGAAGTGAAAAAAGTGTATCAATATGTTGGAGTTACAATTAAAGACTTACAAGAAGTTATTTCTCAACCTTTGGAATCGTTAGACGGAGGCAAAGTTAAAAACGGAAAAATCGTTGAAATCTTTAATAAAAATTATTTTAAAGACTTGTCTGATTATGAGGGAGAATATGCTATTTATGAAGACGGAAAAGAAATCCAAAGGAAAAAATTTAGCACAGATAAAATTGCCCCTCGAACACGAAAAGCATTAGTACTTGCTAATATAGAATCGAATTTAAAACCCACTTCGGAATATTTCTTAAAAATTCAATTTAAATTAAAAGAAGATAAACCTTGGGCAGAAAAAGGATACGTTCAGGCAGAGGAACAATTTTTGCTGAAATCACCAACACAAAGACCTTCTATTTTGCAAATTGCCAAAGGTGGGAAAATTGAACTTTCTGATGAAGGAAATCTGAAAGTATTGAAAAACAGCAATTTTACGGCAAAATTTGACACCAAAACAGGAAGTATTTTTAGTCTGCAATACGGAAATGAAACCATTATCGAAAACGGCAACGGACCTAAAATCAATGCACTACGGGCTTTCGTGAATAATGATAATTGGTTTTATGAAAAGTGGTTTGAAAAAGGGTTACATAATTTGAAACACAATGCCACTTCCAACAAAGTAGTTGAAAACAAAAATGGCTCAGTTTCCGTATATTTCACAGTGGTTTCACAAGCTCCGAATGCAGCGAAAATTCACGGAGGAACAAGTTCAGGAAAAAATAAAATAGAAGAATTAACCGATAGAAAATTTGGAGAAAAAGACTTTAAATTTATTACAAATCAGATATATACGATTTATCCTGACGGAAGTATAGAACTGCAATCGGCTATTACGTCTAACGATTTGTGGCTGACATTACCACGCTTAGGATACGTGATGACTATTCCGCAGAAGTACGAAAATTTAACTTATTACGGACGTGGAAAGCACGACAACTATAACGACCGAAAAACGGGAGCTTTTATTGAGCAATTTTCAGGAAAAGTGAAAGACGAGTTTGTACATTTCCCAAAACCACAAGATATGGGCAATCACGAAGAAGTACGTTGGATTTCGCTTACTGACAATCAAGGAAATGGAGCGATTTTCATTCCGAATGAGCCAATGTCGGCTTCTGCATTACAATACACAGCAAAAGATATGATTTTAGCAGGACATCCACACGAATTGCCTAAGGCTAAGGACACATATCTGAATTTAGACATCGCTGTAACAGGCTTAGGCGGAAATAGTTGTGGACAAGGAGCACCTCTTTCAAAAGATCGTGTGATGGCAAAATTACATCATACTGGATTTATGATTCGTCCGATAAAAGACAATTTAGCTCAAATGGCTAACGTTCGCCCAAATGGAGATACGCCACTTTCCATTTCGCAGGACAACTTGGGTAACGTAACCATCTCTTCTGGAAATCCGTTTGCTAAAATCGTTTATACTATTGATAACCAGAAGAAATCTTCAAGATATAATCTGCCTATTCCGATACGAAAGGGAGGTAAGGTAACTGCTTGGGAAGAAGGAAAACCTAATTCAAAAATTACGATGGTTTTCGATAAAATTGAAAGTATTCCAATGCAAGTACTTTCCGCAAGTAGTGAAGAATCGGGCGAAGGCAACGCTCAAAATATGATTGATGGAGACGCCAATACAATATGGCACACGATGTACTCCGTAACTGTGGCTAAACATCCGCATTGGGTAGATTTTGATATGGGTGAAATGCGAAACATCAAAGGATTTACCTATCAGCCACGTACCAGCGGTTGGAACGGAATGGTGAAAGATTACAGCATTTGGGTAAGTAACGACGCTAAAAATTGGATAGAAATTAAAAAAGGAACTTTTCCAAGAAGTACCAATATACAACGTGTTATGTTCGATAAAGTTCAAAAAGCACGTTACATTCGTTTTACAGCACTTAGTGAGCAGTTTGGTCAAGATTTCGCCAGTGGTGCCGAATTTTCAGTCTTGGAAGAGTAA
- a CDS encoding HAD family hydrolase, with amino-acid sequence MIKLIVSDIDGTLVTNDKKLPKRFWEVVKMMQEKGVRFCAASGRQVQSLEVLFKPIANEIGFISENGAFIKYKNNELHLEPLSFKAITPILETCKKMENTGVVLCGKDSAYALTEDKSIYEEIELHYPAVEKITDFQNINDTFFKITVCSKKTSKTNIYPMLKHFSSDFKVVVSGEHWLDITQKSVNKGKAVKIIQHLWGILPEETAVFGDQLNDLEMMAAAKYSFAMKNAQPEVKQAANFITEYDNNNEGVIKKVAELLNNF; translated from the coding sequence ATGATCAAACTAATTGTATCGGATATTGATGGAACCTTGGTTACTAATGACAAAAAACTTCCAAAACGTTTTTGGGAAGTCGTAAAAATGATGCAAGAAAAAGGAGTACGTTTTTGTGCCGCCAGTGGTAGGCAGGTGCAAAGTTTAGAAGTACTTTTCAAGCCTATCGCCAATGAAATTGGCTTTATTTCTGAAAATGGTGCTTTTATCAAATATAAAAATAATGAATTGCATTTGGAACCGCTATCTTTCAAAGCTATCACTCCGATTTTGGAAACTTGCAAAAAAATGGAAAATACTGGTGTCGTCCTTTGCGGAAAAGACAGCGCTTATGCCCTTACTGAAGATAAATCTATCTATGAAGAAATTGAACTACATTATCCTGCCGTAGAAAAAATTACTGATTTTCAAAACATAAATGATACTTTTTTCAAAATCACCGTCTGCAGCAAAAAAACTTCAAAAACAAACATTTATCCAATGCTAAAACATTTCTCATCGGATTTTAAAGTGGTAGTATCTGGTGAACATTGGTTGGATATTACTCAAAAATCAGTAAATAAAGGAAAAGCAGTGAAAATCATACAACATCTGTGGGGAATTCTTCCAGAAGAAACTGCCGTTTTCGGTGATCAACTAAACGATTTGGAGATGATGGCAGCTGCAAAATATAGTTTTGCTATGAAAAATGCCCAACCCGAAGTGAAACAAGCCGCAAACTTTATCACCGAATATGACAATAACAATGAAGGGGTCATAAAAAAAGTTGCTGAATTACTCAACAACTTTTAA
- a CDS encoding Wzz/FepE/Etk N-terminal domain-containing protein, producing the protein MDNLQVLNKEEDEIDLLELFRKLWRARKTVLIVTFVFFVLGLLMAILSPKEYTATTIIVPQTSGSSKLGGSLGGLAALAGVNLGKSSTEDIPPTLYPKLVKSIPFKRKLLQTPLYFETLGKSVSYQEYYWEYAKPSTLDVIKKYTIGLPALLFSKKEENTSEVDHNKQDQIISLNRREEGLHHLIDAQLKLNVNEKEGFVTLNYSMPEALAAAQMLQRAQELLQNSIIEFKVKKEKEELQFIEQLYLEAEKDFKTKQYALANFQDRNRNFSSSLPQTRLQQLQTEFNLAYGVYSELAKQFENQKVKVKEETPAFTVIEPVSVPNEKSKPKRGMIIAIWTFLGIVLGVGSVFLKDFIRQLKAEKV; encoded by the coding sequence ATGGATAACCTTCAAGTTTTGAATAAAGAAGAAGATGAGATTGATTTGCTTGAATTGTTTAGAAAGCTTTGGCGGGCAAGAAAGACAGTTTTAATCGTGACGTTTGTTTTTTTTGTTTTGGGGCTTTTAATGGCTATTCTATCTCCTAAGGAATATACAGCAACTACCATAATTGTTCCTCAAACCTCAGGTAGTAGTAAATTGGGGGGGAGTTTAGGCGGATTAGCTGCATTAGCGGGAGTCAACTTAGGAAAATCTTCTACGGAAGATATTCCACCAACTTTATATCCTAAATTGGTGAAAAGCATTCCTTTTAAAAGAAAACTTTTACAAACTCCGTTGTATTTTGAAACGTTGGGTAAATCCGTTAGCTATCAAGAATACTATTGGGAATACGCAAAACCTAGTACTTTAGATGTAATTAAAAAGTACACCATAGGGCTTCCTGCATTGTTATTCTCGAAAAAAGAAGAAAATACTTCAGAGGTAGATCATAATAAACAAGATCAGATTATTTCTTTGAATAGGCGAGAAGAAGGGTTGCATCATCTGATAGATGCTCAATTAAAACTTAATGTTAATGAAAAAGAAGGCTTTGTTACACTGAATTATTCAATGCCTGAAGCTCTTGCTGCTGCCCAAATGTTACAAAGAGCACAAGAACTTTTACAGAATTCAATAATTGAATTTAAGGTTAAAAAGGAGAAAGAAGAGTTACAATTTATTGAGCAACTCTATCTTGAAGCGGAAAAAGACTTTAAAACCAAGCAATATGCTTTAGCTAATTTTCAAGATAGGAATAGAAATTTTTCCAGCTCTTTGCCTCAAACACGTTTACAACAATTACAGACGGAGTTTAATTTAGCCTACGGAGTTTATTCTGAGTTGGCTAAACAATTTGAAAACCAGAAAGTTAAAGTAAAAGAGGAAACACCAGCCTTTACTGTGATAGAACCTGTGAGTGTGCCCAATGAAAAATCGAAACCTAAACGAGGTATGATTATTGCTATTTGGACGTTTTTAGGGATTGTTCTGGGGGTAGGGAGTGTTTTCCTTAAAGACTTTATTCGACAGTTAAAAGCTGAAAAAGTTTAA
- a CDS encoding SLBB domain-containing protein, translating to MPKIKFLFLFILCLAGSFRLTAQEQLPTQVDLQQISNINVDNLSDEQIKVYWDKAQQQGYSLEQLEAMARAKGMPQVQIAKLKQRIQMLPLYSKPTQMKPDTELDNADFDLTFGYTGYERKDKISKKDSIFGLDFFKNPNISFTPNTNMATPENYQVGPGDILLIEIWGATENKSTQKVDNEGNILIDGVGKVKVGGFSFADVKNKINSSLRHIYSGIGASENSYNKVYTGVSIAQVRTVKVNIIGEVAVPGTYSLSALSTVLNALYACGGPTESGTFRDIRLVRNGQKIATFDVYDFLVKGSEVGNLPLQDQDVIIVSPYLNRIQVGGEVKRKGIYEAKDGETLANLVTYFGGFTSDAFTNTLVVERISKAKREVREISFEAIADFQLQNGDRLTVHKITDEYQNKLSIGGAVYQPGTYEFKEGMTASDLLNRANGVRKEASLERGLIFRTKNRVDIQTVSFSVKDLLEKTNDVRLQENDSIHIFHKDSLRFERFVKVEGAVNKPKKIPFMENMTVKDAIALAGGFSEGADITVVDVFRQINDGNYINKGQSFQVSGAEQSQQDTLTLVPNDVISVRYIKGYSPLQTVSIEGEVAFPGVYGIHSKNERISDLVLRAGGLSPYAYVKGATLIRKKTDKNEKQQKELLEEMVAADDTESLKKIDTKATEFRIGINLEKILANKRSKYDLILNEGDVLLIPNQSQTVEVKGEVLAPSLVRFDPSMGLRDYIDGAGGFADRAKRRAVYVMYANGEIKSTHNSLFFRNYPQLEPGAIIIVPKKRERKPLTTAESLSILTGLSTIGYILVNLIKQ from the coding sequence ATGCCTAAAATTAAATTTTTATTTCTATTTATTTTATGTCTGGCGGGGTCTTTTCGGCTTACAGCTCAGGAGCAACTTCCTACACAGGTTGATTTGCAACAAATATCAAATATAAATGTTGATAATCTTTCTGATGAACAAATTAAAGTGTATTGGGATAAAGCCCAGCAACAAGGATATTCATTAGAACAGCTCGAAGCTATGGCAAGAGCAAAAGGAATGCCACAGGTACAGATAGCCAAGCTAAAGCAACGCATCCAAATGTTACCTCTTTATAGTAAACCCACTCAAATGAAGCCAGATACGGAATTGGATAATGCCGACTTTGACTTAACATTTGGATATACAGGTTACGAAAGAAAAGATAAAATTTCTAAAAAAGACTCTATTTTTGGGCTTGATTTTTTCAAAAATCCAAACATTTCTTTTACGCCAAATACCAATATGGCTACTCCTGAAAATTATCAGGTCGGACCTGGTGATATTCTACTTATCGAAATTTGGGGAGCAACTGAAAATAAATCAACTCAAAAAGTTGATAATGAAGGAAACATCTTAATAGATGGTGTAGGAAAGGTAAAAGTAGGAGGGTTCTCTTTCGCCGATGTGAAAAACAAAATAAACTCTTCATTAAGACACATATATTCAGGTATTGGGGCTTCTGAAAATAGTTACAATAAAGTTTATACAGGTGTAAGCATTGCACAAGTACGTACTGTAAAGGTAAATATTATTGGCGAGGTAGCCGTTCCTGGAACATATTCCTTGAGTGCTTTATCTACTGTTTTAAATGCTTTATATGCTTGTGGGGGGCCTACTGAAAGTGGAACTTTCAGAGATATTCGTTTGGTTAGAAATGGGCAAAAAATCGCTACTTTTGATGTGTACGATTTTTTAGTTAAGGGCTCTGAGGTTGGCAATCTTCCTCTACAAGACCAAGATGTGATTATCGTTTCGCCATACTTAAACCGCATTCAAGTAGGAGGAGAGGTCAAACGAAAAGGTATTTACGAGGCAAAGGATGGAGAAACTTTAGCTAATTTGGTAACCTATTTTGGCGGTTTTACCTCTGATGCTTTTACCAACACTTTAGTTGTAGAACGAATTAGCAAAGCTAAGCGTGAGGTACGTGAAATATCTTTTGAAGCTATAGCTGATTTTCAGTTACAGAACGGAGACCGACTTACCGTACATAAAATTACTGATGAATACCAAAATAAGTTAAGTATAGGTGGGGCAGTATATCAGCCTGGTACTTATGAGTTTAAGGAAGGAATGACAGCTTCCGATTTGTTAAACAGAGCCAATGGAGTCCGTAAAGAAGCCTCATTGGAAAGAGGATTGATATTCCGAACCAAAAATCGGGTGGATATTCAAACAGTGAGTTTTTCGGTTAAAGACCTACTTGAAAAGACAAATGATGTAAGGTTACAAGAAAACGATAGTATTCATATTTTTCATAAGGATTCTCTTCGTTTTGAGCGTTTTGTGAAAGTAGAAGGAGCGGTAAATAAACCTAAAAAAATTCCGTTTATGGAGAATATGACTGTCAAAGATGCTATAGCTTTGGCTGGTGGTTTTTCCGAAGGTGCGGATATTACCGTTGTAGATGTATTTCGGCAAATAAATGATGGAAACTACATAAATAAAGGACAGTCTTTTCAGGTTTCTGGAGCGGAACAATCACAACAAGACACACTTACTTTAGTACCTAACGACGTAATATCAGTTCGTTATATCAAGGGATATTCTCCACTACAAACCGTTTCTATAGAGGGGGAGGTTGCTTTTCCTGGTGTTTATGGAATTCATAGCAAAAACGAAAGAATTTCTGATTTAGTACTGCGCGCAGGAGGGCTTTCTCCTTATGCTTATGTTAAAGGTGCTACCCTTATCCGAAAGAAAACCGATAAAAATGAAAAGCAACAAAAAGAACTTTTAGAAGAGATGGTAGCAGCTGATGACACAGAATCACTTAAAAAGATAGATACCAAAGCAACTGAGTTTAGAATAGGAATCAATCTTGAAAAAATATTGGCAAACAAGCGTAGTAAATACGATTTGATTCTAAATGAAGGAGATGTATTGTTGATTCCAAATCAAAGTCAAACAGTTGAAGTTAAAGGAGAGGTTTTGGCACCTTCGTTAGTACGTTTTGATCCAAGTATGGGACTTAGGGATTATATAGATGGAGCTGGAGGCTTTGCTGATAGAGCAAAACGTAGGGCTGTTTATGTAATGTACGCTAACGGTGAGATAAAATCGACCCATAATTCGCTTTTTTTCAGAAATTATCCTCAACTTGAGCCTGGAGCGATTATCATCGTACCTAAAAAGCGTGAACGTAAGCCTCTAACTACAGCAGAGTCACTTTCTATTTTGACAGGGCTTTCTACTATCGGATACATATTAGTTAACTTGATAAAGCAATAG
- a CDS encoding deoxycytidylate deaminase, which yields MEEIKQIKYDKAYMRMAQEWAKLSHCVRKKVGAIIVKDRMIISDGYNGTPTGFDNCCEDTEGETLWYVLHAEANAILKVASSTQSAQGATLYITLSPCKECSKLIHQSGIKRVVYKDAYKDNEGLTFLIKAGVEVVHLPNIDD from the coding sequence ATGGAAGAGATAAAACAAATAAAGTATGATAAAGCCTATATGCGTATGGCACAAGAGTGGGCTAAACTTTCGCATTGTGTACGAAAAAAAGTAGGAGCAATTATTGTAAAAGACCGAATGATTATTTCCGATGGTTACAACGGTACGCCAACAGGTTTTGACAATTGTTGCGAAGATACAGAGGGAGAAACTTTATGGTATGTGCTTCACGCTGAAGCAAATGCGATTTTAAAAGTGGCGTCTTCTACACAATCGGCACAAGGAGCAACACTTTACATTACGCTTTCGCCTTGTAAAGAATGTAGTAAACTCATTCATCAATCGGGTATAAAACGTGTAGTCTATAAAGATGCCTATAAGGACAATGAAGGATTGACTTTTTTAATCAAAGCAGGAGTAGAAGTTGTTCATTTACCCAATATAGATGATTAA
- a CDS encoding ABC transporter ATP-binding protein: MTDHQKRVSEVRQFFENKDTILGFRRLLDVAADTQDMDIYRRCIALTDWKSHHESEEADFITKSLELLEDIGKFSVTVADRSLPVLEAKGIAKSYGIGKFYLSPISISIKKGEIYGLVGENGNGKTTLLRILAKDLSHNVGNLKYHFNSKPKDAYDLRTKLVYIPQRTEKWYGSLLDNLRFVLSNYGTSPDEIEPRVLMMVARLGLWKYRHLKWSELSSGYKMRFELARTLLRKPEILLLDEPLANLDVLAQQVILEDLKSICASLSHPIALILSSQQLYEVEKNSDQVIFLKQGKYQDLKSSQMKTPQARIIEIDTSATREQLMQVFEELPLEQIQFNGGIFVVYFDTNLPLSEVLIALGRHKIPITYLRDITLSTRRFFVN; encoded by the coding sequence ATGACTGATCATCAAAAACGAGTTTCGGAGGTAAGGCAGTTCTTTGAAAATAAAGATACTATCCTTGGATTTCGGCGTTTGCTTGACGTGGCTGCTGACACACAAGATATGGATATCTATCGTCGATGTATTGCTTTAACGGATTGGAAATCGCATCACGAATCCGAAGAAGCAGATTTTATAACAAAATCACTTGAATTGCTTGAAGATATTGGTAAATTCTCAGTAACAGTAGCTGATCGTAGCCTTCCAGTACTTGAAGCCAAAGGTATTGCTAAGAGTTATGGTATCGGGAAATTTTACCTATCTCCCATATCAATTAGCATAAAAAAAGGAGAAATTTACGGATTAGTAGGTGAAAACGGTAATGGAAAAACAACCTTGCTCCGTATTTTAGCCAAAGATCTTAGCCATAATGTGGGGAACCTAAAATATCATTTCAATTCTAAACCTAAGGATGCTTATGATTTACGTACTAAGCTGGTTTACATTCCGCAACGTACCGAAAAGTGGTACGGAAGTTTGCTGGACAACTTACGCTTTGTGCTTTCTAATTACGGGACTTCACCTGATGAGATAGAACCTCGTGTACTGATGATGGTAGCTCGTTTAGGGCTTTGGAAATATAGACACTTGAAGTGGAGCGAATTATCTTCTGGTTATAAAATGCGTTTTGAGTTGGCACGTACGTTACTTCGCAAGCCCGAAATTTTGTTGCTGGATGAACCTTTGGCAAATCTTGATGTATTGGCACAGCAAGTGATATTGGAAGATTTGAAATCGATATGCGCTTCTTTGAGTCATCCTATAGCTTTGATACTTAGCTCACAACAACTCTATGAGGTGGAAAAAAATTCAGATCAGGTCATCTTCTTAAAACAAGGTAAGTATCAGGATTTGAAATCCTCTCAAATGAAAACACCACAAGCCCGTATCATTGAGATAGACACCTCGGCTACACGTGAGCAACTGATGCAAGTTTTTGAAGAACTTCCGTTAGAACAGATTCAATTTAATGGGGGAATTTTTGTAGTGTATTTTGATACAAATCTTCCTTTGAGCGAGGTGCTTATTGCCTTAGGAAGACATAAAATTCCTATCACATATCTTCGAGATATTACTTTATCTACACGTCGTTTTTTTGTAAACTAA